In the Carassius auratus strain Wakin chromosome 50, ASM336829v1, whole genome shotgun sequence genome, one interval contains:
- the LOC113066917 gene encoding muscarinic acetylcholine receptor M2-like isoform X2 has protein sequence MGTSDFTLSPYSSHADKTDSSPDSPFSLVKLVLIILGLSTLSLITIIGNVLVILSIKVNRNLQTVNNYFLFSLACADLFIGVFSMNLYTVYIVTGHWPLGDVVCDLWLTLDYVVSNASVMNLLIISFDRYFCVTKPLSYPVKRTHKMAGMMIAAAWILSFIVWAPAILFWQFFKGSRTVPEGECYIQFFSNAVVTFGTAIAAFYLPVITMTILYWQISKASRSRVRSRDIQRVSRVSNDGGQAGPTTESNTERKSDQEGEEMVLRKQSASDATTADEQESENDSISGSVLASSNQKDEEAVSISTNSDIRSSQTQSAPLATGSWVRFTCFRRTSQKDLQNTYKPNNGGQDMTNGKERLSLVSQKNLVPRRQKRKRLSSREKKVTRTIMAILVAFAATWTPYNVMVLINTFCSHCIPSTMWIFGYWLCYINSTVNPACYALCNVTFKNTFKQLLTCKYRNINAPRKL, from the exons ATGGGAACTTCAGACTTTACTCTTTCTCCATACTCCAGCCATGCTGACAAGACCGACTCTTCCCCAGACAGTCCATTCTCTCTTGTCAAACTTGTTCTCATCATTCTCGGCCTGAGCACTTTAAGCCTGATCACAATTATCGGCAATGTGCTGGTCATTCTCTCCATCAAAGTCAACAGGAACCTTCAGACGGTCAACAACTACTTCCTGTTCAGTCTAGCATGTGCTGACTTGTTCATTGGGGTTTTCTCAATGAACCTGTACACTGTGTACATTGTGACTGGCCACTGGCCTTTAGGAGATGTGGTGTGTGACCTCTGGTTGACTCTGGACTATGTGGTGAGCAACGCCTCTGTTATGAACCTCCTCATCATCAGCTTTGACCGATATTTCTGCGTCACCAAACCTCTCAGCTACCCGGTCAAAAGGACCCACAAGATGGCAGGCATGATGATCGCCGCCGCTTGGATCCTGTCGTTCATTGTCTGGGCTCCAGCCATCCTGTTCTGGCAGTTCTTTAAAGGCAGCCGGACGGTTCCCGAGGGCGAGTGCTacattcagtttttctccaatgcTGTGGTCACCTTCGGCACAGCCATCGCTGCCTTCTACTTGCCGGTCATCACCATGACCATACTATACTGGCAGATCTCCAAAGCCAGCCGCAGCCGCGTCCGAAGCAGAGACATTCAGAGAGTATCTAGAGTTAGTAATGATGGAGGCCAGGCTGGACCAACAACTGAGAGCAACACAGAGAGGAAGTCAGACCAAGAAGGAGAGGAAATGGTTCTACGCAAGCAGAGTGCTTCAGATGCCACTACAG CTGATGAGCAGGAGAGTGAGAATGACTCTATATCTGGAAGTGTGCTCGCTTCATCCAATCAGAAGGATGAGGAGGCCGTATCCATAAGCACTAACAGTGACATCAGAAGCAGTCAGACCCAATCAGCTCCGCTGGCCACAGGAAGTTGGGTCAGATTTACTTGCTTCAGAAGAACATCCCAAAAGGACCTGCAAAACACCTATAAACCCAACAACGGAGGTCAGGACATGACCAACGGGAAGGAAAGACTGAGTCTGGTATCACAGAAAAATCTCGTTCCACGTCGTCAGAAGAGGAAGAGGTTATCCTCGCGGGAGAAGAAGGTCACAAGGACCATTATGGCCATTCTGGTGGCATTTGCAGCAACATGGACCCCCTACAATGTCATGGTGCTCATCAACACGTTTTGCTCTCACTGCATTCCAAGCACGATGTGGATCTTTGGATACTGGCTCTGCTACATAAACAGTACGGTGAACCCAGCCTGCTATGCCCTGTGCAATGTCACCTTTAAGAACACCTTCAAACAGCTGCTGACATGCAAATACAGGAATATTAATGCCCCCAGGAAACTTTAA
- the LOC113066917 gene encoding muscarinic acetylcholine receptor M2-like isoform X1: MGTSDFTLSPYSSHADKTDSSPDSPFSLVKLVLIILGLSTLSLITIIGNVLVILSIKVNRNLQTVNNYFLFSLACADLFIGVFSMNLYTVYIVTGHWPLGDVVCDLWLTLDYVVSNASVMNLLIISFDRYFCVTKPLSYPVKRTHKMAGMMIAAAWILSFIVWAPAILFWQFFKGSRTVPEGECYIQFFSNAVVTFGTAIAAFYLPVITMTILYWQISKASRSRVRSRDIQRVSRVSNDGGQAGPTTESNTERKSDQEGEEMVLRKQSASDATTAADEQESENDSISGSVLASSNQKDEEAVSISTNSDIRSSQTQSAPLATGSWVRFTCFRRTSQKDLQNTYKPNNGGQDMTNGKERLSLVSQKNLVPRRQKRKRLSSREKKVTRTIMAILVAFAATWTPYNVMVLINTFCSHCIPSTMWIFGYWLCYINSTVNPACYALCNVTFKNTFKQLLTCKYRNINAPRKL, translated from the exons ATGGGAACTTCAGACTTTACTCTTTCTCCATACTCCAGCCATGCTGACAAGACCGACTCTTCCCCAGACAGTCCATTCTCTCTTGTCAAACTTGTTCTCATCATTCTCGGCCTGAGCACTTTAAGCCTGATCACAATTATCGGCAATGTGCTGGTCATTCTCTCCATCAAAGTCAACAGGAACCTTCAGACGGTCAACAACTACTTCCTGTTCAGTCTAGCATGTGCTGACTTGTTCATTGGGGTTTTCTCAATGAACCTGTACACTGTGTACATTGTGACTGGCCACTGGCCTTTAGGAGATGTGGTGTGTGACCTCTGGTTGACTCTGGACTATGTGGTGAGCAACGCCTCTGTTATGAACCTCCTCATCATCAGCTTTGACCGATATTTCTGCGTCACCAAACCTCTCAGCTACCCGGTCAAAAGGACCCACAAGATGGCAGGCATGATGATCGCCGCCGCTTGGATCCTGTCGTTCATTGTCTGGGCTCCAGCCATCCTGTTCTGGCAGTTCTTTAAAGGCAGCCGGACGGTTCCCGAGGGCGAGTGCTacattcagtttttctccaatgcTGTGGTCACCTTCGGCACAGCCATCGCTGCCTTCTACTTGCCGGTCATCACCATGACCATACTATACTGGCAGATCTCCAAAGCCAGCCGCAGCCGCGTCCGAAGCAGAGACATTCAGAGAGTATCTAGAGTTAGTAATGATGGAGGCCAGGCTGGACCAACAACTGAGAGCAACACAGAGAGGAAGTCAGACCAAGAAGGAGAGGAAATGGTTCTACGCAAGCAGAGTGCTTCAGATGCCACTACAG CAGCTGATGAGCAGGAGAGTGAGAATGACTCTATATCTGGAAGTGTGCTCGCTTCATCCAATCAGAAGGATGAGGAGGCCGTATCCATAAGCACTAACAGTGACATCAGAAGCAGTCAGACCCAATCAGCTCCGCTGGCCACAGGAAGTTGGGTCAGATTTACTTGCTTCAGAAGAACATCCCAAAAGGACCTGCAAAACACCTATAAACCCAACAACGGAGGTCAGGACATGACCAACGGGAAGGAAAGACTGAGTCTGGTATCACAGAAAAATCTCGTTCCACGTCGTCAGAAGAGGAAGAGGTTATCCTCGCGGGAGAAGAAGGTCACAAGGACCATTATGGCCATTCTGGTGGCATTTGCAGCAACATGGACCCCCTACAATGTCATGGTGCTCATCAACACGTTTTGCTCTCACTGCATTCCAAGCACGATGTGGATCTTTGGATACTGGCTCTGCTACATAAACAGTACGGTGAACCCAGCCTGCTATGCCCTGTGCAATGTCACCTTTAAGAACACCTTCAAACAGCTGCTGACATGCAAATACAGGAATATTAATGCCCCCAGGAAACTTTAA
- the LOC113066918 gene encoding F-box/LRR-repeat protein 14-like, translating to MDIHVSSLFPEILAMIFNYLDVKGKGRVAQVCTAWRDASYHKSVWRGVEAKLHLRRANPSLFPSLQTRGIKKVQILSLRRSLSYVIQGMPNIESLNLSGCYNLTDNGLGHAFVQDIPSLRVLNLSLCKQITDSSLGRIAQYLKNLELLDLGGCSNITNTGLLLIAWGLHNLKSLNLRSCRHVSDVGIGHLSGMTRSAAEGCLSLEHLTLQDCQKLTDLSLKHISKGLNKLKVLNLSFCGGISDAGMIHLSHMTHLWTLNLRSCDNISDTGLMHLSMGALRLYGLDVSFCDKVGDQSLAYIAQGLYQLKSLSLCSCHISDDGINRMVRQMHELKTLNIGQCVRITDKGLELIADHLTQLTGIDLYGCTKITKRGLERITQLPCLKVLNLGLWQMTEVKGLGDASEILPCYTS from the coding sequence ATGGACATCCACGTCTCGAGCCTCTTCCCGGAGATCTTAGCGATGATTTTCAACTACCTGGACGTTAAAGGAAAAGGCAGAGTCGCGCAAGTATGCACGGCGTGGAGAGACGCATCGTACCATAAATCCGTCTGGAGAGGAGTAGAAGCCAAACTCCACCTGAGGAGAGCAAACCCGTCTCTGTTCCCCAGCCTCCAAACCAGAGGCATCAAGAAGGTCCAGATCCTCAGCCTGAGGCGCAGCCTGAGCTATGTGATCCAGGGCATGCCCAACATCGAGAGCCTTAACTTGAGCGGATGCTACAACCTAACGGATAACGGGCTGGGACATGCATTCGTGCAGGACATCCCGTCACTGAGGGTACTCAACCTGAGCCTGTGCAAACAGATCACCGATTCCAGTTTGGGCAGGATCGCGCAGTATCTCAAGAACCTGGAGCTGCTAGATCTGGGCGGGTGTAGTAATATCACCAACACGGGGTTGTTGCTTATCGCTTGGGGCCTTCATAATCTAAAAAGCCTGAATTTGAGAAGCTGCAGACACGTCTCGGATGTAGGCATCGGACATTTGTCCGGCATGACGCGCAGCGCCGCGGAGGGCTGCTTGAGTCTGGAGCACCTCACTTTGCAGGACTGTCAGAAACTGACCGATCTGTCGCTCAAGCACATTTCGAAGGGCCTCAACAAGCTGAAAGTCCTGAACCTGAGCTTTTGTGGTGGCATATCCGACGCTGGCATGATCCACCTGTCGCACATGACCCACCTCTGGACTCTGAACCTGCGCTCGTGCGATAACATCAGCGATACGGGACTCATGCATCTCTCCATGGGCGCACTGAGGCTTTACGGGCTGGATGTGTCGTTCTGCGACAAAGTGGGCGACCAGAGCCTGGCTTACATCGCGCAGGGCCTGTACCAGCTCAAGTCCCTGTCACTGTGCTCGTGCCACATCAGCGACGACGGGATCAACCGGATGGTCCGGCAGATGCACGAGCTCAAGACGCTGAACATCGGCCAGTGCGTGCGGATCACGGACAAGGGCCTCGAGCTCATAGCGGATCACCTGACGCAGCTGACGGGGATAGACCTGTACGGCTGTACCAAAATAACCAAAAGAGGACTGGAGAGAATCACGCAGCTGCCCTGCCTTAAGGTTTTGAACCTGGGACTTTGGCAAATGACCGAGGTCAAGGGTTTAGGAGACGCGTCTGAGATCCTGCCCTGCTACACCTCCTGA